A genomic window from Salvia miltiorrhiza cultivar Shanhuang (shh) chromosome 5, IMPLAD_Smil_shh, whole genome shotgun sequence includes:
- the LOC131026325 gene encoding ribulose-phosphate 3-epimerase, chloroplastic-like produces the protein MSVNPGFGGQSFIESQVKKIVELRRLCAEKGVNPWIEVDGGVGPSNAYKVIEAGANALVAGSAVFGAPDYAEAIKGIKTSKRPVAVAIKTLHSGFLF, from the exons ATGTCTGTAAATCCCGGGTTTGGTGGGCAAAGCTTCATAGAAAGCCAAGTAAAGAAAATAgtggagttgagaagattgTGCGCTGAGAAG GGAGTGAACCCATGGATTGAGGTAGATGGTGGAGTTGGTCCGAGTAATGCATACAAG GTAATTGAGGCCGGAGCCAATGCGTTGGTTGCTGGCTCTGCTGTTTTCGGAGCTCCTGATTATGCTGAAG CTATCAAAGGGATCAAAACCAGCAAAAGGCCTGTAGCAGTTGCAATTAAAACTTTGCATTCCggatttttattttag